Proteins encoded by one window of Meleagris gallopavo isolate NT-WF06-2002-E0010 breed Aviagen turkey brand Nicholas breeding stock unplaced genomic scaffold, Turkey_5.1 ChrUn_random_7180001896557, whole genome shotgun sequence:
- the LOC104916431 gene encoding outer dense fiber protein 3-like, whose product MTLLQTPGPAALPKVAVDAYKTRAPAYTMAARPKPAEGKAAKPGPADYSVGRVTLIKPQAPASTFGIRHSLYTTPLIVE is encoded by the exons ATGACTCTCTTGCAGACTCCGGGTCCTGCGGCGTTGCCCAAAGTCGCTGTGGATGCCTACAAGACCAGGGCGCCCGCGTACACCATGGCGGCCCGACCAAAACCTGCAGAGGGCAAAGCAGCGAAGCCCGGGCCGGCAGACTACAGCGTAGGCCGG GTGACACTGATCAAGCCCCAGGCGCCTGCATCCACTTTTGGAATCCGGCATTCCCTCTACACAACCCCTCTGATTGTGGAATAA